In the genome of Lactuca sativa cultivar Salinas chromosome 3, Lsat_Salinas_v11, whole genome shotgun sequence, the window TTATTGAGTCTTTACTTTACAACTAAAAAATATGACTTTCTCCAAATTATGAGTATGATATGTTGATGGATAGACTTATTACACAAACCAATGAGAAAAGTTCATCCAAACAAACTCCATATAAAAAAGTGACGAAAAGTtagagtttgaaaaaaaaaaaccataattttTGCATGCCACATCTGTGAAAATCTACATAGATTTTTGCTGATAGGGTGCGATAATTGTGTTTATTTTGATTAGACAATCTACATAGATTTTTACTGATAGAATGTGATAATTGtgattgttttttattttctgacttagaaaaaaaaaagttattacgGTTATAgcatattagcatttattttctTTACCTCCGGACTCATTATCCCCTATGAAATAGGAATGAGTTTATTTTCGTTTTAGGTTgtaatctaccctaataaataagaatgattttgccacatgtcattctctcattcaatttgccacatgtcattttgtcataatttagagatatatttattttccacttgtcatttatttcattttccatttctaatatattattaattagtttccataaattaaacttaCCATAatgaaattaatttcaaattttaaattttaaatttcaatttcaatttcaaataaatttatagtttaaacctttgtgtttaacattttgttataattaacctgtttagtatacgggtctgataactaaacaatagttttaatttatttattttttgcatgttttttttctcataatttttatttatttcaaatttcgaattcaaataaacttctcatttaatcgtttctatttaacattttgttttaatcaacccgtataatatacgggttttaCAACTAGTTTTAACATATAGGGAAATACTTTTATGAAAACATATAAGTAGTTGAACGTGAGCACCAGGATCTACAAGGACCGAATATGATTTAGGTGTAACCTTAGGACCATTTTTGTCACTTGTGTAGTAAAGAGGTGAAGGACCATACATACACGCATATATGCGACAACTGTATCATCCCTGGTCTCCACATTATTTTTGTAATGAAAGCATTCATCCCTCACCCTCCCcgattctctctctctttcttgcaAAAATTCcatcttttttctctctctctttcctttTCAATCTTTACCTTCATCACCGCCGTTCAATCGGACTCATAAAAGCTTCTTTTTCCTCAATCACACATTTCCTGCAAAGGGAATTGCAATTTTCATCGACCCCTCGACAAAACCCTAACCACAGTCCACTCCTCAGAGGAACCGAACCTGGTTCTGATTATCGATTGGCGTTTGAAATGATGAAACCCTTTCTGGGTTATGAAAATTTTGGTGGATTTCTCCTGTTTATCGTCTATTTCTTGTCTGTTTCGATCATTTTTGTTCAGTCACAGTCGAGCGCGAACGATGCTGTTGTAATGCAGGCTCTGAAATCGAATCTCAGTCCACCCAAATCACTCGATTGGTCTGATCCTAATCCATGTAAATGGCAGCAAATTCAGTGCTCAAGAGACAACCGGGTCACCAGGATCCAAGCCGGTAACCAGAACCTCAAAGGTTATCTTCCGCAGACACTCAACAACCTCACGGAACTACAAGTTCTGGAATTTCAAAACAATCAACTCACCGGCTCACTCCCGAGTCTCGCCGGGTTAACTCAGCTCCAGAACCTTTTACTCAGTAACAACAGTTTAACTTCAATACCTACCGATTTCTTCGACGGTATGTCTTCTTTACAACACGTTTATCTGGATTACAACGGTTTTAGTTCGTGGTCTATCCCGGACAGTTTAAAATCCGCCTCCACTTTGCAAGTTTTCTCGGCGACGTCGGCCAACATCACAGGAAAAATCCCGGATTTCTTCGGCGGTGATGCGTTTGCGGGGCTGACAACTCTGCATTTATCGTTTAATTATCTGGAGGGTGGGTTACCGAGTTCGTTTTCGGGTTCATCGATTCAAAGCCTTTGGTTGAATGGTCAGAACAGTAGGTCTAAACTAAACGGAACTCTCCAAGTTCTTCAAAACATGACGCAATTGACTGAAGTTTGGCTTCACGGGAACTTGTTTTCCGGTCCTTTACCGGATTTTTCAGGTCTGAACGAGTTGCAGAATTTGAGTTTAAGAGATAATAGCTTAACAGGGCCTGTTCCACAATCTTTATTAGGTTTACAATCTTTAAAAGTTGTGAACCTGACTAATAATCTCTTACAGGGACCTACTCCAAGTTTTGATAAGACTGTGGCTGTTGATTTAAGCGGGCTTAATAGTTTCTGTTTACCGAATCCTGGTGCTCCTTGTGATAATCGTGTTGATATTCTGCTTGGTGTGGCAGAATCTGTGGGTTACCCGCATACTTTTGCTGATAATTGGAAGGGAAACGATCCGTGTAATTCATGGTTAGGGATCACATGTTCCAGCGATGGGAATATAACTGTGATTAATTTTCAAAAAATGGGTCTAACAGGAACCATTTCTCCCAAATTTGCGTCCTTTAAATCACTTCAAAGGTTGATTCTTTCAAATAATAATCTTACCGGAACTATACCCGATGAACTCAAAGATTTACCCAGTTTGATTGCGATTGATTTTTCGAATAATCATCTTTACGGACCAGTTCCGGATTTTAGCAAAACCGTTAACGTGAAGACCGAAGGGAATCTTGATATCGGAAAGGCGGGTCCAAGTCTGACACCGGTTTCCCCTTCTGGCGGCGGCGGCGGGAGTAAGCCAAACGGAGGAGGAGGTGGCGGTGGTGGGAAAAGTTCAAACACCGGCGTGGTGGTGGGATCGGTGGTTGGTGGTGTTTGTGCGGTTTTTTTCGCGGGATTGCTGGGTGTCTGTGTCTACAAAGCTAAACGAAAGCAAACTAACCGTATCCCATATCAAAACACGATGGTGATCCACCCCCGGCATTCAGCATCTGATGGGGACGGGGTGAAGATCACAATCGCAGGTTCAAGTGCCCCCACAAACGAATCCTTTAGTCACACGAGTAGTGGCCCAAGTGACATCCACATCGTGGAAGCTGGGAACATGGTGATTTCAATTCAAGTTTTGAAAAATGTGACAAATAATTTCAGCCCGAATAATATATTGGGAAGAGGAGGGTTCGGGACAGTTTACAAAGGCGAGTTACATGATGGGACCAAGATTGCGGTTAAAAGGATGGAGTCGGGTGTGATGAGTGAAAAGGGGCTGGATGAGTTTAAATCTGAAATAGCTGTTTTAACAAAGGTTAGGCATAGGCATTTGGTGGCACTTCTTGGATATTGTTTGGATGGAAATGAGAGGCTTCTTGTTTATGAGTATATGCCTCAAGGTACACTAAGTCGGTTTTTATTTGATTGGCAAGAAGAAGGTTTGAAACCGCTTGAATGGACAAAAAGATTGATAATTGCATTAGATGTTGCTAGAGGTGTTGAGTATTTACATGGTTTGGCACAACAAAGTTTTATTCATAGAGATCTTAAACCGTCTAATATTCTTCTTGGTGATGATATGCGGGCTAAAGTTGCTGATTTTGGACTCGTTCGACTCGCCCCTGATGGGAAAGCTTCCCTCGTCACAAGATTAGCTGGCACTTTTGGTTATCTTGCTCCTGAATACGCTGGTATTCCTTCTCATTTTGATCCACATTTTGTTACTCTACTTTTATATGTCAATGGCTTGGTGTGATgttaaaaataaagatatttgAGAAAATAACCATACATTTGGGAAAATCAAAGGAAACGATAGATGTTTAGCACTTCACGGAGAAACCTCATATGACTTTCTCTAGTAAGCGGTTTTATTTGTATCAAGTGAAAAGGAAAAAGCCTCCTTACGTAATCCATTTAATAGTCCATTAAGAAAAAACAACACTATTAATGCATTAGGAAAATTTACATTTCTTTTTTATGTAATGGACAAGGCATAAGCTATATGTATAATTTAAGCATAAATAACGTTTAATGTTTTATTGTACGACGAAGAGTTTCCCCAATAAGTAGTAGTTTACAAATTTACCCTCGTTTATCATCGGTTTCTGGTAATTGTATCTTTACCTTTTTCAAATATTGTTTATACGAAACGTAGCTAACCTGttttgtttacataattgtaCGTAGTGACGGGAAGAGTAACAACAAAGATCGACGTGTTCAGCTTCGGTGTAATCCTAATGGAACTGATAACGGGGAGAAGAGCCCTGGACGAAACCCAACAAGAAGAAAGCGTCCACCTGGTCCAATGGTTCCGGCGTATGCACATAAACAAAGACACCTTCCAAAAAGCAATTGACCCGACACTTGACCTCGATGAAGAAGCCCTGGCCAGTCTCAGCACCGTGGCTGAACTAGCCGGTCACTGCTGTGCGCGTGAACCGCACCAGAGACCCGACATGAGCCATGCGGTCAATGTGCTCTCCTCCCTAGCCGAGCTTTGGAAACCTTCCGACCCTGACCCTGATGATATTTACGGTATAGACCTTGACATGACTTTGCCACAAGCCGTCAAGAAATGGCAAGCTTTGGAGGGTATGAGCGGGTATGATAATTCATCAGTTATTGGGAGTAATGATAATACGCAAACAAGTATTCCAACTCGCCCTTCTGGCTTTGCCGATTCCTTCACTTCACAGGATGGACGATGACGGAACCACCCGGATTTGTTTGTTCATTCTTTCTGGTATGCTTGTTTATCTTTTTATTCTGCTGTACTTGTTGAATTATCAAGAGAtgcttttgtgtttttttttgctTGTCActcttttaattttgaaattgcTAAATTAATAGGAAGTTCTCGCAATTAGCCTTAAAATCCCATACCTTGTGCATAAAATGTCGTGCTGTTACACTCCTTGCGAGCTTGACCGTAAAAAGTCAGCTTCTATTTTAAGTAGCCAGCAATCAACATAAACATCAAAGTCATACAGGAATTTCATCAAGCTTCgaatcaattttaaattttagtaACTATTTCACCAGTTTTTTTTAGCAACTTTTTATAAGTATAAAAAAATAGTTaaacattttattattattttaatattcagGTTTTTattaaagtttataaataaatgagtttttttttttttttttttttttaattgtaaatTTATCCTTAGTATagatataaatgaacatatagataaatgataaaatataatGATTTTATCTGAATTCATTTTTGTACAGTATGCATCGTAAGCTGTATCTTGCAGATCACTGGATTTGGTTACTGTCAGCATGCATGCTTAAGTTACCAATTAGTTTTTTATAGTCAACCCAACTGTGCCCATTGGCCAttacataataaattaaataaattcaaATATACGTGACCAGCATATCTCCAATTCTTACTCTTccgtttttatatgtttaatcCCGTGATCACGATGATTAGCCCGGGAATTACGGAATCATTttgatataatatgttaaaattgggaattaataattaattaactaTATGGGATGTCCAGCTCAttttccaattaacaattaataattACAAAAAATGACAAATTGGTACTTAAGCAACATAGCGTCAATCTATTTCTGAAAAACCTTAAATCAAAAGTTAAATTATAACCCCTTTTCGTAACCAATTGTAAAATGAATGAGTTTAAAATCAAAtacaattacttttttttttcgatCGGGATTGTGTTTTGGACATCATCACCAAACTTTTCATGTTTAATGTTATATATTTCTTGGTggatttatataaaaaaagaattGGAGACCGTTTGGTGCATTTTAgaatatttatttattctttaatttttttattcataaatttATTGGTGGTGTGATCATCACTATGCGAAGTGCCCAGTCTGGGACAAAGTTTGTATCTACcgattaatatatttataatacatCGAAACTTTAAGATATTCAGTGGTGGTTGATGTCTTCAAAACATGAGTCACAAGCTTGTGAGATGGGTAGGTTGGACTTCAAtgttttatttattcataaattaaaattttataaattatcACATAATCCCAAATACGGGTGGGTTGGACTTCAAtgttttatttattcataaattaaattttataaattatcaCATAATCCCAAATACTTTAAGCCTAAAAGAACCAAAAGAGATAATGATGTAATAGCTACGTCCAACTAACGACACTTGAACCTTAAATATAGAAAATGAAAGTTTAAAGAATTCTTGATACATCCTCTCGTTGGTATAAATATACAATCAAGGATTTATGTATAGAAGTTATTGCTAACAAGTAACAACATAAATACAATATAATACATACCTAGTCTAATACACCCTTACCGTGCAAGTCGTAGCAGGAGGTTAACAGATGCTAAAACTGTCCGAAAATTATCAAATAGAACTTATTGTAGGTGCCTAGTAAACATGTAGGCTAGTTGGTATAAGAAGGAATATGAAGAACTTGCACTTTCGTCTTTTGCTAATTTTTCACATACAAAGTGGATATCCACCAAAGTGTTTTTTCACATACAAAGTGAACTTCACCTTTTGCTTTATGTGTTAGTGTTGGACTTAGTTTTCTGATAAGTAGATTGCATTAACATTACAATATACTATAGTGGTCTTGGAGAGAGGACAATGAAGTTTGAACAACAGGTTTGTAGCCAACATGCTTTAGAGACTATGTTTGCAATTCCATAATATTCAGCTTCTACATGTAAACTGGATAAGGTAGGTTGTAGTTTGGGGGACCATAAAATGAGGTTATCACCGAGGAAGATGCAATAGTCGGAGGTTGATCGTCGGGTGGTAAGGCACCTGACCCATTCCACATATGTGTAGGAATGAAGATGCATGGAGCGAGATTTGGTGTACCTTAAATGTAGCCAATGTTTGTTTGAGTATGTTCACCTGAGTTGTATGAGGAGTATGAAGATAAATATCTTTAACAAAATAAGAAATATGGTAATGTAGACTTTTATAGTAAGTAGGATCAGGAAATGGATTGCCGATTTGAGAGTCCAATTTGGAGTTGGTATTGACGGGGGTTTGTTGTCGGGTTGTGGATATACATTCTGGCCCTTTCAATGATTTATGTGGGGTATTTTGTTTGACTAAGAAAAAGTCTATTATGATTCCTTTGGACAAAAATGTTGTAGAAACATAGAAGAAGTGACCAAAGCAAATGTTGCAGATTGATAAGTAGTTAGTCGCAACAAGCTTTGCTATCCGCAACTATCCTAATACACACTCAAGCAACACGCCAACAATTATGTGCAAGCTGTTAGTCAACTTTATGCATTTTAGTAGTTTATACATTAGGCATGTCTGTATTATGTAAAGTGAGTCTGTacgatttgtgacaacccgaaattttcatttatataatttccacagtcaaacacttcaaataCTATTCAAAAACCCGTTTGgtgctttattttatttttcgtcaAACGATTTAATAAAAGGAAGTGACGTAATTAGCGACGTGTGGCAAACCGAACAACCCGACACCTtagctaggtgtttacggccaaacaagggtgtttgggccgtaaacaccctctttccccaagactcatgcatatagcatgagtttactcctttgGCCCTCATTCTTACACTCCCCACTCAAGAACACAAGGTTTTTCTTTCAACTATCATAAATTCATCCTTCCAAATCCGCCAAAATGTAAGTTTTATTCCCTAAATTCGTTCATACAACACTAAATCTAGTGTTTCTACATCATTTTCATCCATGGATTTTGAtttttacttagatcttcaagtgatcttcaaatcttcaagaacaccaagaacacacttgtGTTTTTGGGGCTCTAATCACTCTTACAAGCTCATTATAAGTAAGTATACTTCTCCTAACTAGTTATTGGCTTAGTATCCATGGATTAAACCCCCAAAAACCTCAAGATCATGTATTTACGGtctggggatctcccaaaaccgtaaacaccccaaagaggggttttgatgccccaaactccTTCCTATGCTTAGCAAATGAACTAGGGACTTGCATGATTGATCTAGGAACCCCAAAACTCGAAGTGGATgaagtaaccatgagtttactgtcgtaaactcatgggtttacggtagtaaactccccaaaaatggtccaaggaccgtaaactccaaaaagtgcgCAAttcattgtgacaacccgaagttattcCGTCGCCGTAACTCGTTCTGTCCGTAAAACCCGTCTTTAGCgattcgttccgatttcgtttttgggctaagttatttaaatttatatgtttattataatcttaTGAGTGTCCAAACTCCTTAGAAACTCATGTAAACGGCCCAAATTattaatttggaaatttttatAATCGGTCccgccgggttacgacaacttaatcgggtgcgaccaaaagccccgtttaacgtcggtagcgggtagaattccaccgtgtcccaaacccgAACTATATATAAGGTtgattaagcctcatttgaagctttttcactctctctctctaacctctctcctcaaatccaatctAAGGGTCCAAAGTCAccaaattaaggctccaaatcatcaaggtaactaccctaactcttaGATTAGCATCTttaaccttcaaattcgagttcaaatcatgatttaggaccataaacatgtgtttacggccctggaacattcttgggccgtgaacacatataagtggggtttttgagccttaaaatccttccaaaccacctttggagcttagatatggcttatagacttaatggaatggacttagaacaccttaaactcaaattttggggagtaaacatgagtttactgcccaagaacatgcttgggccgtaaactccatatcatgggtagtaaactcaatttaaagtgttaaaatgccatttaaacacaccaatagccttggattaaagtctagaaacAACCACAAtcgaattagaagccttaaacttgatgaaaacaactcccttaggagttcacggccgtaaaacccccaagaatgggttcctgggccgtaaactcctaaaacatggtcaaatggtgcccaaacttcaccccttggcttgtaaaatggcttgaaatcatatgtgattgactaaggaccaccaaaacactttGTGTATGggtacataagagtttacggccgtaaactcatagtttactgccgtaaactcctcaaatggtccttaaaaTGTGCAAACTACCTTTCAATGCCTTAGAACCCAAACTAGCATCACCCCTCAATTGATACAAGGCCATTTAGCactctagaacaccccaccatgagtttacggccgcaaactcatggggagtgggtcattagggccgaaaactctcttgagagtttactcttgaagagtaaactccatatccaagccatatacgtccatagatgtcacccgggtcccttccaaacacttgtaatgaagtgttttcgcatctagaagtgtatatccccaactaattaataattcaaagcataattagatacaaatgtttatcttttcataatacataggaatcttgtgcgtttgcaagccccggactGACGTTTAAGATCCAAACCGACGCGTTCCtcaatcggtgagttcatacccctaccctttttccgtgtttttcaaatgttttcagggggggggggaatacaagcaaaggtacaaggaaatcttgtacttaaacttattttcagctcaaatgtttcattttatttatgcttttaatatcgaaaatcgtattaaccaatggttcgaattgcagagtAAATTGTTAGACTAAATgcagatttctttaaaaagtgttatAAACTATGTTACATTTTACAAAGAAATCATactaagattaatactaataaaataCGTCCCAGAATagtaacagaacgaatacgaacgAATAGGATAGAACGAGTACGAAAGTACCGTTaggacagaacgaatacgaaagtaccattaggatagaacgaatacgaatacgaaagaacgcctttggatgacgccaAGACTTTGGAAATACAAttagtgtacgccttgagtgtcaccagagtttcgaaaataatttGAAAGGACGCCTCTGGACATCGACTGAGTTTCGAAAACacacgcctttggatgtcgacagagtttcggagatacgtctaatgtactcttttggaagtcaccagaacatcgaatatacagttaatgtacgtttctgagtgtatccaaatattcgaaaatacatctAAGTATAGTAGATAATTGACATTTGAATTTAGGATAActaagatatcagaatacctaactaatactataagtatggtagatactagtatATCGAAATCCGAACTAAGAACTAACCGCAACATTcaggaaaatgtgggattttcctgggataacataacaactcgtaatcGAATTAAGtaacgaatggataactaaactaataggaaaatatgagattttcctgggataacataactactCATAATCGAATCGTGTAACGAAtaataactaaactatttttataaagaaatcatgggattttcttgaataatgtctttttcagaaaaccaaaggaaactcattctttcaaaactaaaccgcttatgaactcaccagctttatgctgattttcaaactgcttgtattctcaggtcaacattagacaaGTACATcgccatcttttggagaagacggagcgttagaagactcgtctttgcttttgttcatatgatatatgtgtataacacttgtataactttactttcaaacaaatgtaaatgattctatgtaatgtaatgttttgtgtttactgtgttactatgtacattggttatgatattcaacatgaagtcacctccgccccggaacatttccgccctgggtttcggggtgtgacattcatgccctaaccacttcctaagcccttgaatcaaccttagAACCTTTCCTTGTGAAACATGAAGTCTTAAAGCACACTAATACACCCCTCCcatgaatttacggccgtaaactcatgggggatatggttccaaaaccgtaaacacccataggtactaccatttgaggagtaaactccaaagtgagaCTATactctccttagatgcaacccttaacactcctagcacttgaaacaAGGTGTTTCCATGCATTAGAGGGTCTTTACTTACTTAtttagtgattaaataactaattagataccaTTATGTGCCactacatgttacataggatccgtgggtgtgttcaagtcctcacttgacacctagcccaTACCAGACATTCCATccactccactcactgcaggtgagttcataccccttaattaacctttcaaatgtttttaaatgcttttatggcggggaatacaagttgaatccaacaaattatagtatcaatcacatgtgatttgtaactcgcaatcaaaaaggatttctatacttttaaccgctttgccatcaaaactgctttaaatgtttatcaaactcattttttcGTGTTAAATGGTTAGAAAAACTATTTCCAAATTCTTTTTAAACTTCTTATGTTCCCaaactatatctacaccaatatatttatataagtaagacttgaaggacttaggactgatagctcgccatatttcctgttcttgtttgattgtggtcttagggtatattgttatctgtccgactgtcgttgaattcttagttatatattgtatatatttgtgttggatatgaatgTCTTCACTCAGTTTAATACTATTGTGTATCAAAGATAGACTACAACatgctatttaactataataggtatagttaaggtttaccGCTCCTTACTACCATTACTATGATACTTACCATAGTTAGTACTATTATGAGTCACTACATGTTAAGTACTATATAagaagaatactatatact includes:
- the LOC111921771 gene encoding receptor protein kinase TMK1; this encodes MMKPFLGYENFGGFLLFIVYFLSVSIIFVQSQSSANDAVVMQALKSNLSPPKSLDWSDPNPCKWQQIQCSRDNRVTRIQAGNQNLKGYLPQTLNNLTELQVLEFQNNQLTGSLPSLAGLTQLQNLLLSNNSLTSIPTDFFDGMSSLQHVYLDYNGFSSWSIPDSLKSASTLQVFSATSANITGKIPDFFGGDAFAGLTTLHLSFNYLEGGLPSSFSGSSIQSLWLNGQNSRSKLNGTLQVLQNMTQLTEVWLHGNLFSGPLPDFSGLNELQNLSLRDNSLTGPVPQSLLGLQSLKVVNLTNNLLQGPTPSFDKTVAVDLSGLNSFCLPNPGAPCDNRVDILLGVAESVGYPHTFADNWKGNDPCNSWLGITCSSDGNITVINFQKMGLTGTISPKFASFKSLQRLILSNNNLTGTIPDELKDLPSLIAIDFSNNHLYGPVPDFSKTVNVKTEGNLDIGKAGPSLTPVSPSGGGGGSKPNGGGGGGGGKSSNTGVVVGSVVGGVCAVFFAGLLGVCVYKAKRKQTNRIPYQNTMVIHPRHSASDGDGVKITIAGSSAPTNESFSHTSSGPSDIHIVEAGNMVISIQVLKNVTNNFSPNNILGRGGFGTVYKGELHDGTKIAVKRMESGVMSEKGLDEFKSEIAVLTKVRHRHLVALLGYCLDGNERLLVYEYMPQGTLSRFLFDWQEEGLKPLEWTKRLIIALDVARGVEYLHGLAQQSFIHRDLKPSNILLGDDMRAKVADFGLVRLAPDGKASLVTRLAGTFGYLAPEYAVTGRVTTKIDVFSFGVILMELITGRRALDETQQEESVHLVQWFRRMHINKDTFQKAIDPTLDLDEEALASLSTVAELAGHCCAREPHQRPDMSHAVNVLSSLAELWKPSDPDPDDIYGIDLDMTLPQAVKKWQALEGMSGYDNSSVIGSNDNTQTSIPTRPSGFADSFTSQDGR